A single Leishmania major strain Friedlin complete genome, chromosome 24 DNA region contains:
- a CDS encoding putative ethanolamine phosphotransferase, producing MARDERFSWCPVLLVIALYTGSVLLFTTSMLSTSTVMRTVATEPCCDTKVPPADQVVLILIDALRPDFVLSSLRPFARTGGQCTVHEDALGRQRVDGVYTGPTLHYMEESLRSRRSASVAFFLVADAPTTTAQRIKAIATGTMPAFLEAGSNFNSEAIELDSILRQVNGSAVLLGDDTWEKMFPNTPTRRHWKRAVGIPSFDVADFDTNDNAVLAEVYSVLTAETPEAVSRVRVTPHAEAEEQEGHARLVVAHFLGIDHVGHRVNSDNPFMNGKILQLDQMLRNVSRTLRERATSMNTMLLVLGDHGMTNSGDHGGDSAQETDTFLFAEYFPGTDAGATHAHTRSSPGASLARAQALIEQRWRDGVDAEFDRLRSCHRRAGVPRDRLGATYQVDVTTTVAVLLGRPIPYSNFGRVIPEVMVLANSSADIDAVERCNLRQLQRYFKESEMKVPRDASWTRPGISVTQKLADMSLYARRTRTDMNRLGMFIGSTGLLLCAMSLLWSPTIRAHVLPCSGAGWFMRWTALTLLLRLCSVFSNSFVVNEDSEVLGLLSSLLMFLLVSRVWESWSQRRSSRAGPSSAGDGAKLATAQQSSRLTALDGTCWVATILPRETIFLGLLVVGLRLGVPMLLRYRAHITHTVDTESAVDRALLTLPAGLRFERVGIVFGGIAWSALYPHHVGRTTMVFTCACLALVYHVPVAHHVVPLLCIAAYPLTCKWASSSWVLQRRPRSRMASLAATSGHTAYAYLVTVLWLSSLCNERVGTAIVVALYGASLPFLCCLLRVEPVLTQGVVLHLSAFVAFFAEGHQCMLNTIDWSSSLVGMPGYNMYAGGALVLSRTFHTFMLVPFALRAWPGAAAAAAVAKEKGSHIDGAACEEARKGHTTATTVALSMPAPRAGVSATVVITVYTYLMLAQSAISCFNGYVQKAHLMLFPVFCPKLLFDGVIALLTCAAALLALIHPTPSRHCVVFPR from the coding sequence ATGGCGCGAGATGAGCGCTTCTCGTGGTGCCCAGTGCTGCTGGTGATAGCCCTGTACACCGGCAgcgtgctgctcttcaccACCTCAATGCTCTCCACCTCCACGGTGATGCGGACGGTGGCGACAGAGCCCTGCTGTGACACGAAAGTGCCGCCGGCAGATCAGGTGGTACTCATCTTGATCGATGCCCTGCGGCCCGACTTTGTGCTGTCCTCCCTGCGCCCCTTCGCCCGCACGGGTGGCCAATGCACCGTGCACGAGGACGCGCTGGGGCGCCAGCGCGTGGACGGGGTCTACACCGGGCCAACGCTGCACTACATGGAGGAGTCGCTGCGCTCGAGACGGTCGGCGTCCGTGGCGTTCTTCCTCGTTGCAGACGCCccaacgacgacggcgcaaCGCATCAAGGCGATCGCCACGGGCACGATGCCCGCCTTTCTCGAGGCCGGCTCCAACTTCAACAGCGAGGCAATCGAGCTGGACAGTATTCTCCGTCAAGTGAACGGTAGCGCTGTACTGCTGGGCGACGACACGTGGGAAAAGATGTTTCCTAACACACCAACGCGACGCCACTGGAAGAGGGCGGTCGGCATTCCTTCTTTCGACGTCGCCGACTTCGACACGAATGACAATGCCGTGCTGGCGGAGGTGTACAGCGTGCTGACAGCCGAGACGCCAGAGGCCGTGTCACGGGTCAGGGTCACCCCCCAtgcggaggcagaggagcagGAAGGGCACGCGCGGCTCGTGGTGGCGCACTTCCTCGGCATCGACCACGTCGGCCACCGCGTCAACTCCGACAACCCGTTCATGAATGGCAAGATCCTGCAGCTGGACCAGATGCTGCGCAACGTCAGCCGCACGTTGCGGGAGCGGGCGACGTCGATGAACACAATGTTGCTAGTGCTAGGCGACCACGGTATGACGAACAGCGGTGACCACGGTGGTGACTCGGCGCAGGAGACGGACACCTTCTTGTTCGCCGAGTATTTCCCAGGCACGGACGCAGGcgcgacgcacgcgcatacgcGGTCGTCGCCCGGGGCGAGCTTGGCGAGAGCGCAGGCGCTCATCGAGCAACGCTGGCGAGATGGTGTGGACGCTGAGTTTGACCGACTCCGCAGCTGCCACCGACGTGCTGGGGTGCCGCGCGACCGACTTGGCGCGACGTATCAGGTCGATGTAACGACCACTGTGGCTGTGCTCTTGGGAAGACCCATTCCGTACTCGAACTTTGGCCGCGTGATCCCTGAGGTCATGGTGCTGGCAAACTCCTCTGCCGACATCGACGCCGTCGAACGGTGCAatctgcgccagctgcagcgttaCTTCAAGGAGTCGGAGATGAAGGTGCCACGGGACGCCTCGTGGACGAGGCCGGGGATATCCGTCACGCAGAAGCTAGCTGACATGAGCCTCTACGCtcgccgcacccgcacggACATGAACCGCCTCGGCATGTTCATCGGTTCCACCgggttgctgctgtgcgccaTGTCCCTCCTGTGGTCCCCAACCATCCGCGCGCACGTTCTgccgtgcagcggtgccggctGGTTTATGCGGTGGACAGCtctcacgctgctgctccggcTGTGCTCGGTGTTCTCGAACAGCTTCGTCGTGAACGAAGACTCGGAGGTGCTCGGGCTGCTGAGCTCGCTCCTTATGTTCCTGCTGGTCTCTCGGGTATGGGAGTCGTGGTCGCAGCGCCGATCGAGCCGCGCAGGTCCGTCGtctgccggcgacggcgccaagCTCGCCACTGCGCAGCAGTCGTCTCGTTTGACCGCACTTGACGGTACCTGCTGGGTTGCCACCATTCTTCCGCGCGAGACAATCTTCCTCGGCCTTCTCGTTGTCGGACTGCGACTCGGCGTGCCAatgctgctgcgctaccGCGCCCACATCACGCACACGGTGGACACGGAGAGCGCTGTGGACCGCGCGCTGCTCACGTTGCCGGCGGGGCTGCGGTTTGAGCGAGTAGGCATTGTTTTCGGTGGCATCGCCTGGTCTGCGTTGTACCCGCACCATGTGGGACGCACAACTATGGTCTTCACATGTGCTTGTCTGGCACTAGTCTACCATGTTCCTGTAGCCCACCATGTCGTGCCGCTCCTCTGTATTGCCGCTTACCCACTGACATGTAAGtgggcgtcgtcgtcgtgggtcttgcagcgccgccctcgtAGTCGAATGGCATCATTAGCCGCCACCTCTGGTCACACCGCCTATGCGTACCTCGTCACGGTGCTATGGCTGAGCTCGTTATGCAACGAGCGGGTGGGGACGGCGATTGTTGTGGCGCTGTACGGCGCCAGTCTCCCATTTCTGTGCTGCTTGCTCCGCGTCGAGCCGGTACTCACGCAGGGTGTCGTGCTGCACCTCTCCGCTTTcgtcgccttcttcgctgAAGGCCACCAGTGCATGCTGAATACGATCGACTGGAGCTCGTCACTTGTAGGAATGCCCGGTTACAACATGTATGCGGGCGGCGCACTGGTGCTCAGTCGCACCTTTCACACTTTCATGCTGGTACCCTTTGCCCTGCGCGCGTGgcctggcgccgccgccgctgccgccgtggcaaAGGAGAAAGGCAGCCATATCGACGGTGCGGCGTGTGAGGAGGCGAGGAAGGGACataccaccgccaccaccgtggCACTCTCGATGCCCGCGCCGCGAGCGGGAGTCTCCGCCACTGTTGTTATAACCGTGTATACGTATCTCATGCTGGCGCAGTCCGCCATCTCCTGTTTCAACGGGTACGTTCAGAAGGCGCACCTCATGCTCTTCCCAGTCTTCTGCCCCAAGCTGCTCTTCGACGGCGTCATTGCTCTGCTgacttgcgcagcagcgctgcttgcACTCATTCATCCCACTCCTTCCAGGCATTGCGTTGTTTTCCCCCGCTGA
- a CDS encoding putative UDP-galactose transporter, translating to MSCGRWQEYARGGTDVLVCCAGVRRGLLCLPLSRPSPPPRRGEPLTHHFACLPPHNTKHMHIRRQASEGSPKATRVKRHPRMRADATGASPLCPRKRRVSPAPTHTLFSSSTPLSPSTVPACSDESLKKHFVCRSSRSGTSHYHHCSVDMGSFSSPMWVRRYVLNFNAAALVLLAVQNAGYLVLISYSQQQGKEYQLPAGGAEAEEEEGRTVTFKASHFLAATELVKLFLSFLWCVVDEARAMQQERCSAGAVATPTAALPVEDSGRCSIAPFAETPKSVAGASCHLSHNLDDAADNMDAEYFDHAVPLRFLFSRKRFAAVFLSRMRHALGLDHKYKEALLMIVPAIVYAIQGLLLIYSLKLLDPTVFQVLYQVRILFLAVMMRVVLDFRLSPIRWGALVALMFGITLAQMGAQSTRADMTTSKADDAARSEMEIAAATEKTSSTWSMEGTLAALAGGFLSAFSGVFMEFVVKKRGNQFHLSARNIHLAFFSVVYFFIVFLCEVFQPEEGGGGLDEFASTFFDGFTRLVWFLVVLQAIGGILVALVVRYCDNIVKSFSTAFAIVLSGTASVFLLHTPLNGTFLLGSFLVMTSITMYTAKK from the coding sequence ATGAGCTGTGGGCGGTGGCAGGAGTATGCGCGTGGAGGAACAGATGTGCTTGTTTGCTGTGCCGGAGTGCGCAGGGGGTTGCTCTGCCTGCCCTTGtcgcgcccctccccgcctccaCGGCGAGGCGAGCCCCTAACACACCACTTTGCCTGTTTGCCGCCCCACAATACGAAGCATATGCACATACGGCGCCAAGCGTCCGAAGGATCTCCCAAGGCCACCCGCGTGAAGCGGCATCCCCGAATGCGGGCCGATGCGACGGGCGCCTCCCCCCTGTGTCCTCGCAAGCGGCGTGTCTCGCCTGCACCTACCCACAcactcttctcctcttccacgcctctctcgccctccaccgTCCCCGCGTGCTCTGACGAATCCCTCAAGAAGCATTTcgtctgccgctcctcccgCTCTGGGACGTCACACTACCACCATTGCAGCGTCGACATGGGCAGCTTTTCTTCGCCAATGTGGGTGCGGCGCTACGTGCTCAACTTCaatgccgcggcgctggtgctgctaGCGGTGCAGAACGCCGGGTATCTAGTCCTGATAAGCTattcgcagcagcaggggaaAGAGTACCAGCTgcctgctggcggtgcagaagcggaggaagaggaggggcgtACGGTCACCTTCAAGGCTTCGCACTTTCTCGCGGCGACGGAATTGGTGAAGCTCTTTCTATCGTTCCTGTGGTGCGTCGTGGACGAAGCTCGGGCAAtgcagcaggagcgctgTTCTGCCGGCGCAGTCGCGACACCaacggcggcgttgccggTTGAGGATTCCGGGCGGTGCAGCATCGCACCATTTGCCGAGACGCCCAAGTCCGTCGCGGGTGCCTCGTGTCATCTCTCGCACAATctcgacgacgccgcagaCAACATGGACGCTGAATATTTCGATCACGCGGTCCCGCTGCGGTTTCTCTTTTCCCGAAAGAGGTTCGCTGCTGTATTTCTGAGCCGCATGCGCCATGCCCTCGGGCTGGATCACAAGTACAAAGAGGCGCTGCTCATGATTGTGCCCGCCATTGTCTACGCTATCCAggggctgctgctcatcTACTCCCTCAAGCTGTTGGACCCAACCGTGTTTCAGGTCCTGTATCAGGTGCGCATCCTCTTCCTGGCAGTCATGATGCGGGTCGTGCTGGACTTCCGTCTCTCGCCCATCCGGTGGGGCGCCCTGGTGGCGCTGATGTTTGGTATCACACTGGCACAGATGGGTGCGCAGAGCACGCGAGCGGATATGACAACCAGTAAAGCAGATGACGCTGCACGATCAGAGATGGAGATCGCTGCGGCAACCGAAAAGACCTCCAGCACGTGGTCAATGGAGGGTACACTGGCGGCGCTCGCTGGCGGCTTCCTGAGCGCGTTCTCCGGTGTGTTCATGGAGTTCGTGGTGAAGAAGCGCGGCAACCAGTTCCACCTGTCAGCGCGCAACATCCATCTCGCGTTCTTCTCGGTCGTGTACTTCTTTATTGTCTTCCTGTGCGAGGTCTTCCAGccggaagaggggggaggcgggcTTGATGAGTTCGCGAGCACGTTCTTCGACGGCTTTACCAGGCTGGTGTGGTTTCTGGTGGTCCTGCAGGCGATTGGCGGGATTCTCGTGGCTCTGGTGGTGCGCTACTGCGACAACATCGTAAAGTCGTTCTCCACGGCGTTCGCGATTGTGCTGAGCGGCACGGCGTCCGTGTTTCTGTTGCACACGCCGCTGAACGGGACGTTTCTGCTGGGCTCCTTCCTTGTGATGACCTCCATCACCATGTACACCGCGAAGAAGTAA